Proteins co-encoded in one Lacerta agilis isolate rLacAgi1 chromosome 6, rLacAgi1.pri, whole genome shotgun sequence genomic window:
- the LAMTOR5 gene encoding ragulator complex protein LAMTOR5 gives MEGALEHHLEDTMKNPSIAGVLCTDSQGLNLGCRGTLSDEHAGVISVLAQQAAKLTSDPTDIPVVCLESDTGNIMIQKHDGITVAVHKMAS, from the exons ATGGAGGGGGCGTTGGAGCATCATTTAGAAGACAC AATGAAGAACCCCTCTATTGCAGGAGTCCTGTGCACCGATTCCCAGGGCCTCAACCTGGGCT GTCGTGGTACCCTCTCAGATGAACATGCAGGTGTGATATCTGTTCTAGCCCAGCAAGCAGCCAAATTGACGTCTGATCCAACAGATATTCCTGTAGTGTGCCTCGAATCAGATACAGG cAATATCATGATCCAGAAGCATGACGGCATCACAGTAGCAGTACACAAAATGGCATCTTAA